Proteins encoded together in one Lagopus muta isolate bLagMut1 chromosome 3, bLagMut1 primary, whole genome shotgun sequence window:
- the LOC125691107 gene encoding uncharacterized protein LOC125691107 has translation MAEETCAVTRDEAETQKNCDEDPFHNAETAFPDCYDSLSEGNRGSEMPERLSVLSSKAVAQAKALAGPSVVINGSHSQSKASALAKHHLMAVSASAGGSSCSTTVCKPEPGGLASPCSESIYCSCDQDSEASCVPGVPEEAGEPPRAVVALLMNNLRCCHVPADSVWPVESCIEGSPCGLSSAIWMKTTTVMETLESKKKEEKEKYRLQLAMYRRLVLLRSIRSLHKQLEQQQARLQECYGVVINTKKEVLKHIRSTLPSPTP, from the coding sequence ATGGCTGAGGAAACATGTGCAGTAACAAGAGATGAAGCGGAGACCCAGAAAAACTGCGATGAAGACCCATTTCACAATGCTGAAACAGCATTCCCTGATTGCTATGACAGCCTTAGTGAAGGCAACAGAGGCTCAGAGATGCCAGAAAGACTGTCTGTCCTCTCTAGCAAGGCTGTGGCCCAAGCAAAAGCACTTGCTGGACCATCAGTGGTCATCAATGGCAGCCATTCACAGAGCAAGGCTTCTGCCTTGGCCAAGCACCACCTGATGGCTGTCAGTGCATCAGCAGGAGGCTCATCCTGCTCTACAACAGTCTGTAAACCCGAGCCTGGGGGCCTTGCCTCACCATGCTCTGAAAGCATCTACTGTAGCTGTGACCAAGATTCAGAAGCATCGTGTGTCCCTGGGGTGCCTGAGGAGGCTGGTGAGCCCCCCAGGGCAGTCGTGGCCCTATTGATGAACAACCTCAGGTGCTGCCACGTGCCTGCTGATAGCGTGTGGCCTGTGGAGAGCTGCATTGAGGGCAGCCCTTGCGGTCTGAGCTCAGCCATCTGGATGAAGACCACAACAGTAATGGAGACCctagaaagcaagaaaaaggaggaaaaggagaagtaCCGACTCCAGCTAGCAATGTACCGAAGACTCGTGCTGTTGCGTTCGATCAGGAGCTTGCAcaagcagctggagcagcagcaggccagGTTACAGGAATGCTATGGCGTGGTCATAAATACCAAGAAAGAAGTGTTAAAACACATTCGTTCAACCTTGCCCTCTCCTACTCCGTAA